In the genome of Helicobacter colisuis, one region contains:
- a CDS encoding SPOR domain-containing protein — MKNIDENKKEELELDDLLISGNEDEEVRESKSKKTILLVAIGVVLFAIIILVVYLLQGDTKQATSTNTAINKPLEEAKLPEVEQKETNTDFGQVPIQSQNSSNSDEQFQRIIDQIKAQQKEQSLPNPPKEEVAPIKEVVAPSKSEPEAKKVDNNVATPSAPNVAIQSNQSSNEIAKGFYIQVGSFSKFSPNKELLGTIKDLNFKYNMQKAGEVNRLLIGPFKTKLDAQNQLGLVKERLNKDAFIKEIK, encoded by the coding sequence ATGAAAAATATTGATGAGAACAAAAAAGAGGAATTAGAGCTTGATGATTTGCTAATTAGTGGTAACGAAGATGAAGAAGTAAGAGAATCTAAGAGCAAAAAAACAATTTTATTAGTAGCAATTGGAGTGGTTTTATTTGCTATTATTATTTTGGTAGTGTATTTATTACAGGGTGATACCAAACAGGCAACTTCAACAAATACTGCAATTAACAAGCCATTAGAAGAGGCAAAGTTACCAGAGGTTGAACAAAAAGAAACTAATACAGATTTTGGGCAAGTTCCAATTCAATCTCAAAATTCAAGCAATTCTGATGAACAATTCCAGAGAATCATTGATCAAATCAAAGCCCAGCAAAAAGAACAAAGCTTACCTAATCCGCCTAAAGAGGAAGTTGCTCCTATAAAAGAAGTGGTTGCGCCAAGCAAATCTGAACCTGAGGCGAAAAAGGTGGATAATAATGTGGCAACTCCAAGTGCTCCTAATGTAGCAATACAATCAAATCAAAGTAGCAATGAAATTGCAAAAGGATTTTATATTCAAGTGGGATCTTTTAGCAAGTTTTCTCCTAATAAAGAGTTGCTAGGGACTATTAAAGATTTGAATTTTAAATATAATATGCAAAAGGCAGGTGAGGTTAATCGCTTATTAATTGGTCCTTTTAAAACAAAGTTAGATGCGCAAAATCAACTTGGCTTGGTTAAAGAAAGACTTAATAAGGATGCCTTTATTAAAGAAATCAAATAA
- a CDS encoding DUF1882 domain-containing protein, translating to MLTDMDLKLIKMITTHYWIKEPGIGQKIHHNGRIFYDKFKRVDEPLTRTILQSHFKKEITVAHSLINAQEKVENIVFDYNGFNAERFWHRAQLLLREEGFINFTAYETKTPGHLHLYIHKGHTTFQEACQLGKMLSAKLAQKMPTEWKMFPSLDIPRSFNVLAVPYRVYNKERGASWSKHM from the coding sequence ATGCTAACAGATATGGATTTGAAACTTATCAAAATGATTACCACCCATTATTGGATTAAAGAGCCAGGAATTGGACAAAAAATCCACCATAATGGTCGGATCTTTTATGATAAATTTAAAAGAGTTGATGAGCCACTTACTAGAACTATTCTACAAAGTCATTTTAAAAAAGAAATTACGGTGGCGCATTCTCTTATTAATGCTCAAGAAAAAGTGGAAAATATTGTATTTGATTATAATGGTTTTAATGCGGAGAGATTTTGGCATAGAGCGCAATTGCTTTTAAGAGAAGAGGGGTTTATTAACTTCACTGCTTATGAAACAAAGACACCAGGGCATTTACATCTCTATATTCATAAAGGACATACGACTTTCCAAGAAGCTTGTCAATTAGGAAAAATGTTAAGTGCGAAGTTGGCGCAAAAAATGCCAACAGAGTGGAAAATGTTTCCTTCGCTTGATATTCCTAGAAGTTTCAATGTCCTTGCAGTTCCTTATCGGGTTTATAATAAGGAGCGTGGGGCATCTTGGTCGAAACATATGTAA
- a CDS encoding serine hydroxymethyltransferase, whose translation MSYFLESSDQEVFGFIQEELNRQNTHLEMIASENFTFPSVMEAMGSVLTNKYAEGYPYKRYYGGCEFVDKIEELAINRAKKLFGCEFANVQPHAGSQANGAVYAALLKPYDKILGMDLSHGGHLTHGSKVSITGQMYQSFFYGVELDGYINYDKVQEIAQITKPNMIVCGFSAYSRELDFKRFREIADSVGAILLADIAHVAGLVVAGEYPNPFPYADIVTTTTHKTLRGPRGGMILTNNEEFAKKIDKAVFPGMQGGPLMHVIAGKAVGFGENLKPEWKTYAKQVKANARILASVLQKRNYKIVSNGTDNHLILLSLLDKDFSGKDADLALGNAGITVNKNTVPGEIRSPFVTSGVRIGSPALTARGFKETEFEIVANRIADVLDEIQNTQKQAQIKEELKELALKFPVYNKAIF comes from the coding sequence ATGAGTTATTTTTTGGAAAGTTCAGATCAAGAGGTTTTTGGTTTTATACAAGAAGAATTAAATCGCCAAAATACACATTTAGAAATGATTGCTAGTGAAAATTTCACCTTTCCTAGCGTTATGGAGGCTATGGGGAGTGTTTTAACTAATAAATATGCCGAAGGTTACCCTTATAAGCGTTATTACGGGGGTTGTGAATTTGTAGATAAAATAGAAGAATTAGCAATTAATCGGGCTAAAAAACTTTTTGGTTGTGAATTTGCAAATGTGCAACCACACGCTGGTTCTCAAGCTAATGGCGCAGTGTATGCGGCATTGCTTAAGCCATATGATAAGATTTTGGGAATGGATTTAAGCCATGGTGGGCATCTAACACATGGATCAAAGGTGAGCATTACAGGGCAAATGTATCAAAGCTTTTTTTATGGGGTGGAGTTAGATGGGTATATCAACTATGATAAAGTTCAAGAAATAGCTCAAATTACAAAACCTAATATGATTGTTTGTGGGTTTAGTGCGTATTCAAGGGAGCTAGATTTCAAGCGTTTTAGAGAAATTGCAGATAGCGTTGGAGCGATTTTGTTAGCGGATATTGCTCATGTTGCAGGACTTGTAGTAGCAGGAGAATATCCAAACCCATTCCCTTATGCAGATATAGTAACGACTACAACACACAAAACTTTACGCGGACCTAGGGGAGGAATGATACTAACTAATAATGAAGAATTTGCTAAAAAAATTGACAAGGCAGTATTCCCTGGAATGCAAGGTGGTCCTTTGATGCATGTCATTGCGGGTAAGGCAGTTGGATTTGGAGAGAATCTAAAGCCAGAATGGAAAACATATGCAAAGCAAGTCAAGGCTAATGCGAGGATTCTAGCTAGTGTGTTGCAAAAGAGAAATTATAAAATCGTGAGCAATGGAACAGATAATCATTTGATTTTATTGTCATTGCTTGATAAAGACTTTAGTGGTAAAGATGCAGATTTAGCATTAGGCAATGCAGGGATTACGGTAAATAAAAACACAGTTCCAGGTGAGATTCGTAGTCCATTTGTTACTAGTGGTGTGAGAATTGGTTCTCCAGCATTAACTGCAAGAGGATTTAAAGAGACAGAATTTGAGATTGTGGCTAATAGAATTGCTGATGTTTTAGATGAAATACAAAATACACAAAAGCAAGCACAAATAAAAGAGGAATTAAAGGAGCTTGCGTTAAAATTCCCTGTGTATAACAAAGCAATATTTTAA
- the lysS gene encoding lysine--tRNA ligase — protein MFEDDIYVQGRIQKANSLREIGINPYGNGVLKEMDCKDFLEAFDALKTLESEEKKDINKNAQVAGRIKFIRLMGKAAFIKIEDNSGILQIYLSKNELGERFDIFKKYIEVGDIIMAKGFPFVTKTGELSLHALEFQILTKAISPLPEKYHGLVDIEMRYRQRYLDLIMNKEVRDTFVLRSKIVSCVRKFFEENGFLEVETPMMHPIPGGANAKPFVTFHNALNVERYLRIAPELYLKRLVVGGFEAVFEINRNFRNEGMDHSHNPEFTMIEFYWAYKDYKDLIQLTKALFNYLFEALNLSKTLQFNEKEIDFSEFREITYLDSLVEIGGVPREVATNEDKLYEYLISHNIKIESKMELGKLQSEAFDAFVEDKLINPTFITDFPIAISPLARRNDYNPEIADRFELFIGGSEIANGFSELNDPLDQYERFKAQVAAKEAGDEEAQYMDEDYITALSYGMPPTAGEGIGIDRLVMLLTGHNIIKDVILFPALKPQKKD, from the coding sequence TTGTTTGAAGATGATATTTATGTTCAAGGTCGAATTCAAAAAGCCAATTCCCTAAGGGAGATAGGAATCAATCCTTATGGCAATGGGGTGCTAAAGGAGATGGATTGCAAGGATTTTTTGGAAGCTTTTGATGCACTTAAAACTCTAGAAAGTGAAGAAAAAAAAGATATAAATAAAAATGCACAAGTCGCTGGTAGAATTAAATTTATTCGCCTTATGGGAAAAGCGGCTTTTATTAAAATTGAAGATAATAGTGGGATTTTACAGATTTATCTTTCTAAAAATGAATTGGGTGAGAGATTTGATATTTTTAAAAAATACATTGAGGTAGGCGATATTATTATGGCAAAGGGCTTTCCTTTTGTAACAAAAACAGGAGAATTAAGCCTACATGCCCTAGAGTTTCAAATTCTTACTAAAGCCATTAGTCCTTTACCAGAGAAATATCACGGATTAGTAGATATTGAAATGCGCTATCGCCAAAGATATTTGGATTTGATTATGAATAAGGAAGTGCGAGATACTTTTGTTTTGCGCTCTAAAATCGTTTCTTGTGTGCGGAAGTTTTTTGAAGAAAATGGCTTTTTAGAAGTGGAAACGCCAATGATGCACCCAATTCCTGGTGGTGCAAATGCCAAACCTTTTGTTACTTTTCATAATGCTTTAAATGTGGAGCGTTATTTAAGAATCGCTCCTGAGCTTTATTTAAAAAGACTTGTTGTGGGCGGATTTGAAGCTGTCTTTGAAATTAATCGTAATTTTAGAAATGAGGGAATGGACCACTCACATAATCCGGAATTTACGATGATTGAGTTTTATTGGGCTTATAAGGATTATAAAGATTTAATTCAATTAACTAAGGCACTTTTTAATTATCTTTTTGAAGCCTTGAATCTTTCTAAAACTTTGCAGTTTAATGAAAAAGAGATTGATTTTAGTGAGTTTAGAGAGATTACTTATTTGGATTCTTTAGTGGAGATTGGTGGAGTTCCTAGAGAAGTTGCGACCAATGAGGATAAATTATATGAGTATTTAATTAGCCATAATATAAAAATAGAATCAAAAATGGAATTGGGCAAATTGCAAAGTGAAGCTTTTGACGCTTTTGTGGAAGATAAATTAATTAATCCAACTTTTATTACAGATTTTCCTATTGCTATTAGCCCACTTGCAAGGCGTAATGATTATAATCCAGAAATTGCTGATAGATTTGAATTGTTTATCGGTGGAAGCGAGATTGCCAATGGATTTAGTGAATTAAATGATCCATTAGATCAATATGAACGCTTTAAGGCTCAAGTAGCTGCAAAAGAAGCAGGAGATGAAGAAGCGCAATATATGGATGAGGATTATATTACAGCACTTTCTTATGGTATGCCTCCAACGGCTGGAGAAGGGATTGGTATAGATAGGCTTGTAATGTTATTAACAGGTCATAACATTATCAAAGATGTGATTTTATTTCCCGCACTTAAACCACAAAAAAAGGATTAA
- a CDS encoding CvpA family protein, which produces MNSFSYFDLVVGLLIVLVGLKGIVNGFIREVFGLIGIVGGVFIASVYATEAGGWISQHIYTFENPSAISLIGFLVLLALVWILSLVIAELLQKVTRISALNSMNRILGFCFGAFKTFMIFSIIFYAISNVQVAKRFMQKYTDNSFLYPLLLDSGAVIIKLDLPQGEVKEAKEKIEEKN; this is translated from the coding sequence TTGAATAGTTTTAGTTATTTTGATTTGGTTGTTGGTTTGCTTATTGTATTGGTTGGACTTAAGGGTATTGTAAATGGTTTTATCCGTGAGGTTTTTGGATTAATTGGAATTGTGGGTGGTGTTTTTATCGCTTCAGTTTATGCAACAGAAGCGGGGGGTTGGATAAGCCAACATATTTACACTTTTGAAAATCCATCGGCTATTTCATTGATTGGTTTTTTAGTCTTGCTTGCATTGGTATGGATTTTATCTTTGGTGATTGCAGAACTTTTGCAAAAAGTTACAAGAATTAGTGCTTTAAATTCTATGAATCGTATTTTGGGCTTTTGTTTTGGGGCTTTTAAAACTTTTATGATTTTTTCAATCATTTTTTATGCAATTTCTAATGTTCAAGTAGCAAAGAGATTTATGCAAAAATACACAGACAATAGCTTTTTATACCCATTATTACTTGATTCTGGAGCGGTAATTATTAAGCTTGATTTACCACAAGGGGAGGTTAAGGAAGCTAAAGAAAAAATAGAAGAAAAAAATTAG
- a CDS encoding YajQ family cyclic di-GMP-binding protein: MASKEHSFDLSAKVDIQEFKNALEQAKKEIANRFDFKDDKVKDLDFNEKEKSLTILATSENKAKTIKDIFDSKLIKRNLSLKVLKEVSKDNASGGNLKITYKLNDALDDKNIKTINAEIKNQKFKVQTQIQGNEIRIKSKDIDELQKVIAHLKKMELEISLSFGNFT; the protein is encoded by the coding sequence ATGGCAAGCAAGGAACATAGTTTTGATCTCTCAGCAAAAGTTGATATTCAAGAATTTAAAAACGCCCTAGAACAAGCAAAAAAAGAAATTGCAAACCGCTTTGATTTTAAAGATGATAAAGTTAAAGATTTAGATTTTAATGAAAAAGAAAAATCTCTCACTATTCTTGCCACAAGCGAAAATAAAGCAAAGACTATTAAGGATATTTTTGATTCCAAACTCATCAAACGTAATCTTTCTTTAAAAGTTTTAAAAGAAGTCTCCAAAGACAATGCAAGTGGAGGAAATCTCAAAATAACTTACAAACTTAATGATGCCTTAGATGATAAAAATATAAAAACCATTAACGCAGAAATTAAGAATCAAAAATTCAAAGTCCAAACGCAGATTCAAGGGAATGAGATTCGCATTAAATCCAAAGACATTGACGAGCTTCAAAAAGTTATCGCCCATCTCAAAAAAATGGAATTAGAAATTTCTTTAAGTTTTGGAAACTTCACTTGA
- a CDS encoding apolipoprotein N-acyltransferase, translating into MIGIFSSSKTKFTQITLGILAALFLSVFIYEEHFFNTWRHPLFSSFFAILGFFMLLQLSRLSAFVCGSSIGILWFYWIGLSFRFYDLTYLIPLVWIFVALIFGIFFLALCYFKTPIYRISVLLCASFIHPFGFNWFIPELTLTQSYFFPSKSILALLLILLVIFSFLVQKQFYKISFLWLILGLFSIGIFSQTLYPTPKESPLKIKTISTNIPQNLRWDSSNLKQIIDENFSLIQQAKQEKYDLVILPETAFPIALNAEDSLLKILQDLSQDLTILVGAIHKQGNSYYNSAYLFNQGEMQIFDKIILVPFGEKIPLPQFFVDLINQIFFKGGMDFTINSNQKPNSTILQNQHFQIAICYEATRQEFYQDSPSFLIAISNNAWFKPSIEPTLQKLLMRYFSLNYGTTIYHSSNGSQDFILSP; encoded by the coding sequence TTGATAGGGATATTTTCATCTAGCAAAACAAAATTCACCCAAATTACACTGGGGATTCTTGCGGCTCTTTTTTTAAGTGTTTTTATTTATGAAGAGCATTTTTTTAACACTTGGAGACACCCTCTTTTCTCTAGCTTTTTTGCAATTCTTGGATTTTTTATGCTACTGCAACTCTCGCGTTTAAGTGCTTTTGTTTGTGGTAGTAGCATTGGAATTTTATGGTTTTATTGGATTGGCTTAAGCTTTCGTTTTTATGATTTAACCTACCTTATTCCATTAGTTTGGATTTTTGTAGCATTGATTTTTGGAATCTTTTTTTTAGCTTTGTGTTATTTTAAAACCCCAATTTACAGAATCTCTGTCCTACTTTGTGCAAGCTTTATTCATCCTTTTGGTTTTAATTGGTTTATCCCTGAATTAACACTCACTCAAAGCTACTTTTTTCCTTCAAAAAGCATTCTTGCACTTTTATTAATATTACTTGTTATTTTTAGCTTTCTTGTTCAAAAGCAATTCTACAAAATAAGCTTTTTATGGCTTATTTTGGGTCTATTTAGCATTGGGATATTTAGCCAAACCCTCTACCCAACTCCCAAAGAATCGCCCCTTAAAATCAAAACAATCTCTACAAATATTCCCCAAAATTTACGCTGGGATTCTAGCAATTTAAAACAAATTATTGATGAAAATTTTAGCCTTATTCAACAAGCCAAACAAGAAAAATATGACTTAGTAATTTTACCTGAAACCGCTTTCCCTATCGCTCTAAATGCCGAAGATTCTCTGCTTAAAATATTGCAAGATTTAAGTCAAGATTTAACGATTTTAGTGGGTGCTATCCATAAGCAAGGCAATTCTTATTACAATAGTGCTTATCTTTTTAATCAAGGAGAAATGCAAATTTTTGATAAAATTATCTTGGTTCCTTTTGGCGAAAAAATCCCCCTCCCCCAATTCTTTGTAGATTTAATCAATCAAATCTTTTTTAAAGGTGGAATGGATTTTACAATCAATTCTAATCAAAAACCAAACTCAACAATTCTCCAAAATCAACACTTTCAAATTGCAATTTGCTATGAAGCTACAAGACAAGAATTTTATCAAGATTCTCCAAGTTTTTTGATTGCTATTAGCAACAATGCTTGGTTTAAGCCTAGTATAGAACCAACCCTACAAAAACTTTTAATGCGATATTTTTCACTCAACTATGGCACAACCATTTATCACTCAAGCAACGGCTCACAAGACTTTATTCTCTCTCCTTAA
- a CDS encoding metallophosphoesterase family protein translates to MDYSKSIYVIGDVHGCLDTLCALIEKLPQKWDSQIIFTGDLIDRGAKSCEVVDLVMKYNYACVLGNHEELMLEYYHAIPSKSYNKIWINNGGYEAMESYQRNGGFEKIHEHLEWFLKLPRFLEIPLCDEKGQRLFVTHGFGLPYYKEKEKKAEMVTWSRLKSHNWEKESKKNYGVFNVFGHDVRKVPMIMENFAAIDTGCVYVGDDSKSAVLSALEWPSKRIFQQDNCER, encoded by the coding sequence TTGGATTATTCTAAGTCGATTTATGTTATTGGTGATGTGCATGGATGTTTGGATACTTTGTGTGCTTTGATTGAAAAATTACCACAAAAATGGGATTCGCAGATTATTTTCACGGGAGATTTGATAGATAGAGGAGCAAAATCCTGTGAAGTTGTGGATTTGGTGATGAAATATAATTATGCCTGTGTGCTTGGGAATCACGAAGAGTTAATGTTAGAATATTATCATGCTATTCCTTCAAAAAGTTATAATAAAATTTGGATTAATAATGGTGGCTATGAAGCAATGGAGAGTTACCAAAGAAATGGTGGATTTGAGAAGATTCACGAGCATTTGGAGTGGTTTTTAAAGTTGCCACGATTTTTAGAGATTCCGCTTTGTGACGAAAAAGGACAAAGACTTTTTGTAACCCATGGTTTTGGATTGCCTTACTACAAAGAAAAAGAAAAGAAAGCAGAAATGGTGACTTGGAGTCGGCTAAAATCTCATAATTGGGAAAAAGAATCAAAGAAAAATTATGGGGTTTTTAATGTCTTTGGGCATGATGTGCGAAAAGTGCCAATGATAATGGAGAATTTTGCAGCAATTGATACAGGCTGTGTATATGTGGGAGATGATTCTAAAAGTGCGGTATTGAGTGCATTGGAGTGGCCTAGTAAGCGGATTTTTCAACAAGATAATTGTGAGAGATAA
- a CDS encoding inorganic phosphate transporter: MSIKDFLRYERALHLNVEDMQRIGVITLFVLLIIVLVMWNDDNITNSLFLGFAAIVGGYMALNIGANDVANNVGPAVGSKALSMFGAITIAAICEISGALIAGGEVVDTVRSGIISMDAIGDSRNFATLMLAALLSGAIWLHFATAIGAPVSTTHSIVGGILGAGIAAGGFGVANWMELGNIAASWIISPVSGGIIAALLLFFIKNTITYKQDKKQAAKRVVPYLIAFMTWAFTLYLINKGLKNVIAVDFASALIVSIVLAVVVFLIVRVMIANAVESMENKKEEINKLFTIPLIFSAALLSFAHGANDVANAIGPLVAIYDALKEGFSLGSQTSIPFWIMFLGGLGISIGLALFGPKLIRMVGSEITELDQIRAFCISMSAALTVLIASELGMPVSSTHIAVGAVFGVGFLREYLKKRYKQMELKILESYKGNDSEQIRRFLERFRRASIKKKAAILKSIDRKKAKRKEGIPEIKKKEQKQLKKVYQEELVKRSAINKIIAAWLITVPLSALLGAVSFFVLRWMGI, encoded by the coding sequence GTGAGTATTAAAGATTTTTTACGGTATGAAAGGGCTTTGCATTTAAATGTTGAAGATATGCAAAGAATTGGAGTTATTACTTTGTTTGTATTGTTAATTATAGTCTTAGTGATGTGGAATGATGATAACATTACAAACTCGTTATTTTTGGGATTTGCTGCAATTGTTGGTGGATATATGGCGCTTAATATTGGTGCTAATGATGTTGCTAATAATGTTGGTCCTGCAGTTGGTTCTAAGGCTTTAAGCATGTTTGGAGCAATTACAATTGCAGCAATTTGTGAAATTTCAGGAGCTTTGATTGCTGGAGGTGAAGTTGTAGATACGGTGCGTTCTGGAATTATTTCTATGGATGCGATTGGTGATTCACGGAATTTTGCAACTTTAATGTTAGCAGCCTTGCTCTCTGGTGCAATTTGGCTACATTTTGCTACTGCAATTGGTGCGCCAGTTTCAACAACACATTCTATTGTGGGTGGAATCTTAGGGGCAGGAATTGCAGCGGGTGGCTTTGGTGTAGCTAATTGGATGGAGCTTGGGAATATTGCTGCTAGTTGGATAATTTCTCCCGTGAGTGGTGGGATTATTGCTGCTTTATTGCTATTTTTTATTAAAAATACCATTACTTATAAACAAGATAAAAAGCAAGCAGCTAAGAGGGTTGTCCCTTATTTAATTGCTTTTATGACTTGGGCTTTTACTTTATATCTCATTAATAAGGGTTTAAAGAATGTAATTGCAGTAGATTTTGCAAGCGCACTGATAGTTAGTATAGTTCTTGCTGTGGTGGTGTTTTTGATAGTTAGGGTGATGATTGCTAATGCTGTGGAGAGTATGGAAAACAAAAAAGAGGAAATCAACAAACTCTTTACCATTCCTTTGATTTTTTCTGCAGCACTTTTGAGTTTTGCACATGGAGCAAATGATGTGGCAAATGCTATTGGACCTTTGGTAGCTATTTATGATGCGTTAAAAGAAGGTTTTAGTTTGGGCAGTCAAACGAGTATTCCATTTTGGATTATGTTTTTGGGTGGGCTTGGAATTTCTATTGGTTTGGCATTATTTGGTCCTAAATTAATTAGAATGGTTGGAAGTGAGATTACTGAGCTTGATCAGATTCGTGCCTTTTGTATTTCTATGAGTGCAGCTCTGACTGTGCTTATAGCAAGTGAGCTTGGAATGCCGGTTAGTTCTACGCATATTGCTGTTGGTGCGGTCTTTGGTGTAGGGTTTTTGCGCGAGTATTTAAAGAAGCGGTATAAGCAAATGGAGCTAAAAATACTAGAATCTTATAAGGGTAATGATAGTGAGCAAATTCGGAGATTCTTGGAGCGTTTTAGAAGGGCTTCCATTAAGAAAAAGGCAGCTATTTTAAAAAGCATTGATAGAAAAAAAGCAAAACGCAAAGAAGGGATTCCAGAAATCAAGAAAAAAGAGCAAAAACAACTCAAAAAAGTCTATCAAGAAGAGCTTGTTAAGCGTTCAGCAATTAATAAAATCATTGCAGCTTGGTTAATTACCGTTCCACTCTCTGCATTGCTAGGTGCGGTAAGCTTTTTTGTTTTGCGATGGATGGGAATTTAA
- the flgH gene encoding flagellar basal body L-ring protein FlgH gives MKTTHFLKTAFPSLAFIYGLLLNGCATTEPQISFKPPAYVEELPPKEEEDNFGNPGSIFGQGDNLLFSDRRAMQLNDLVTVIINQTAQASSSANKNLNENSSGTFGAPSLSYAGSSSSIGSIVNGINNATGFGINLGNNTSTYAGTGTQNRQETFTTTIAARIIKVLQNGNYFIEGSREVLINGEKQIIHLSGVVRPTDIARNNTIESQYIADAKIMYDTQGELKKSTEKGWGTKLIESVWPF, from the coding sequence ATGAAAACCACGCACTTTTTAAAAACTGCTTTCCCAAGTCTTGCTTTTATCTATGGACTGCTACTAAATGGTTGTGCCACCACAGAACCGCAAATCTCCTTTAAACCACCTGCTTATGTTGAAGAATTACCACCCAAAGAGGAAGAGGATAATTTCGGAAATCCAGGTAGTATTTTTGGACAGGGAGATAACTTACTTTTTTCTGATAGACGTGCAATGCAGCTAAATGATCTTGTAACTGTTATCATCAATCAAACCGCCCAAGCAAGCTCAAGTGCCAATAAGAATCTGAATGAAAATTCAAGTGGAACTTTTGGCGCTCCAAGCCTTTCTTATGCGGGATCTAGCTCAAGCATCGGAAGCATTGTTAATGGAATCAACAATGCCACAGGTTTTGGAATTAACCTTGGGAACAACACTTCTACTTATGCAGGAACAGGAACTCAAAACCGCCAAGAAACCTTTACCACAACTATTGCAGCAAGGATTATTAAAGTTTTACAAAATGGTAATTATTTTATTGAAGGTAGTCGCGAAGTGCTAATTAATGGCGAAAAACAAATTATCCATTTAAGTGGTGTTGTGCGCCCAACAGACATTGCAAGAAACAATACCATTGAATCTCAATATATCGCTGATGCAAAGATTATGTATGACACCCAAGGCGAGCTTAAGAAGAGCACAGAAAAAGGCTGGGGAACAAAACTTATTGAAAGTGTTTGGCCTTTTTAA